One window of Ailuropoda melanoleuca isolate Jingjing chromosome 3, ASM200744v2, whole genome shotgun sequence genomic DNA carries:
- the MFAP3 gene encoding microfibril-associated glycoprotein 3 has product MKPHCFLFTLVVSVTVPAAFVLEDVGFNQMAPLGTNHSSFNSSFPPSFELSAGSHSGDDVIIAKEGTSVSLECLLTVDHYEEVRWYNSKGQQLDGRGRGGKWLVSDNFLNITSVVFDDRGLYTCFVTSPIRASYSVTLRVIFTSGDMSVYYMIVCLIAFTITLILNVTRLCMMSSHLRKTEKAINEFFRTEGAEKLQKAFEIAKRIPIITSAKTLELAKVTQFKTMEFARYIEELARSVPLPPLILNCRAFVEEMFEAVRVDDPDDMGERIKERPALNAQGGIYVINPEMGRSNSPGGDSDDGSLNEQGQEIAVQVSVHLQSETKSIDTESQDSSHFSPSDDMGSTESNSYSKDGSYESRQL; this is encoded by the exons ATGAAGCCACATTGTTTTCTGTTCACTTTAGTGGTGAGTGTTACTGTGCCAGCAGCTTTTGTTTTGGAAGATGTAGGCTTCAACCAAATGGCTCCACTGGGAACAAATCATAGTTCCTTCAATTCATCATTTCCTCCAAGCTTTGAGCTCTCAGCAGGTTCCCACTCAGGGGACGATGTCATCATAGCCAAAGAGGGAACTAGTGTTTCACTCGAGTGTCTTCTCACAGTCGACCACTATGAAGAAGTCCGTTGGTACAACTCAAAAGGACAGCAGCTggatggcagaggcagag GTGGAAAATGGTTGGTTTCTGATAACTTCCTGAATATCACCAGTGTAGTCTTTGATGACCGAGGGCTTTATACATGTTTCGTCACCTCTCCAATTCGTGCCTCCTACTCTGTCACCCTGCGTGTTATCTTCACGTCGGGAGACATGAGTGTCTACTACATGATTGTTTGCCTGATCGCCTTTACAATCACCCTCATCTTGAACGTCACACGGCTGTGCATGATGAGCAGCCATCTTCGTAAGACCGAGAAGGCGATCAATGAGTTCTTCAGAACTGAAGGTGCTGAGAAGCTGCAGAAGGCCTTTGAGATCGCAAAGCGCATCCCCATCATCACCTCAGCCAAGACCCTGGAGCtcgccaaggtcacacagtttaAGACCATGGAGTTTGCTCGTTACATCGAAGAGTTGGCAAGAAGCGTCCCTCTTCCGCCCCTTATTCTAAACTGTCGGGCCTTTGTTGAGGAGATGTTTGAGGCTGTGCGAGTGGACGACCCTGATGACATGGGagaaagaattaaagagagaCCTGCCTTGAATGCTCAAGGTGGCATCTATGTCATTAACCCGGAGATGGGCCGGAGTAATTCACCGGGAGGAGATTCAGATGATGGTTCTCTGAATGAACAAGGTCAGGAGATAGCAGTTCAGGTTTCTGTCCACCTTCAGTCAGAAACCAAAAGTATTGATACAGAGTCTCAAGACAGCAGTCATTTCAGCCCATCTGATGATATGGGATCTACCGAATCAAACTCTTACTCCAAAGATGGGTCATACGAAAGCCGTCAGTTGTGA